The Saccharopolyspora gloriosae genome window below encodes:
- a CDS encoding PTS mannitol transporter subunit IICB has translation MSGTVTEDSRSKAQAQRARVVVQRFGGQLAGMVMPNIGAFIAWGLISALFIPSGWWPNAHLAQLKEPMITLLLPVLIGYTGGRQVHGQRGAVVGAVATIGIAIGAEIPMFLGAMIVGPLAGWVLRRFDGTVGKRVAPAFKMLVDNFASGIIGGIFAVLGLLAIGPLIESVTVALGHGVQALLHMHLLPLVAIIVEPAKVLFLNNAVNHGVLGPLGVSESLAHGKAIEFLVEPNPGPGFGVLLAITVFGPAAMRATAPGALVIQFLGGIHEIYFPYVLAAPKLLLATISGSAAGLFVFSVTGAGLVATPSPGSVVALLAVTPKGGYLGVIAGIAVSAVVSFLVASVVLKLGRREDGVSTGGAVR, from the coding sequence ATGTCAGGGACGGTCACCGAAGATTCGAGATCGAAGGCGCAGGCGCAGCGGGCTCGCGTCGTAGTGCAGCGTTTCGGCGGGCAGCTGGCCGGCATGGTCATGCCCAACATCGGCGCGTTCATCGCCTGGGGGCTGATCAGCGCGCTGTTCATCCCGTCCGGCTGGTGGCCGAACGCCCACCTGGCGCAGCTCAAAGAGCCGATGATCACGCTGCTGCTGCCGGTGCTGATCGGTTACACCGGTGGCCGCCAGGTGCACGGGCAGCGCGGCGCGGTGGTCGGCGCGGTCGCCACTATCGGCATCGCGATCGGCGCCGAGATCCCGATGTTCCTGGGCGCGATGATCGTCGGGCCGCTGGCGGGCTGGGTGCTGCGCCGGTTCGACGGCACCGTCGGCAAGCGGGTGGCACCGGCGTTCAAGATGCTGGTGGACAACTTCGCCTCCGGGATCATCGGCGGCATCTTCGCGGTGCTGGGGTTGCTGGCCATCGGGCCGCTGATCGAGAGCGTCACCGTGGCGCTCGGCCACGGCGTGCAGGCGTTGCTGCACATGCACCTGCTGCCGCTGGTGGCGATCATCGTGGAACCGGCGAAGGTGCTGTTCCTCAACAACGCCGTCAACCACGGCGTGCTCGGCCCGCTGGGCGTCTCGGAGTCGCTGGCGCACGGCAAGGCCATCGAGTTCCTCGTCGAGCCCAACCCGGGGCCGGGCTTCGGCGTGCTGCTGGCGATCACCGTGTTCGGGCCGGCCGCGATGCGCGCGACCGCGCCGGGGGCGCTGGTCATCCAGTTCCTGGGCGGCATCCACGAGATCTACTTCCCCTACGTGCTGGCCGCGCCGAAGTTGCTGCTGGCGACCATTTCCGGCAGCGCGGCCGGGCTGTTCGTGTTCAGCGTGACCGGAGCCGGTCTGGTCGCCACGCCCTCACCGGGCAGCGTGGTGGCGCTGCTGGCGGTGACGCCGAAGGGCGGCTATCTGGGCGTGATCGCCGGGATCGCGGTCTCGGCGGTGGTGTCGTTCCTGGTGGCCTCGGTCGTGCTGAAGCTCGGCAGGCGCGAGGACGGCGTCTCGACCGGTGGAGCGGTCCGATGA
- a CDS encoding alcohol dehydrogenase catalytic domain-containing protein, producing the protein MKVARFYAPGDIRIEQAPEPEAGPGELKLRVRNCSTCGTDLKIMRHGHHHIDPPRVIGHEIAGEVVAVGEGAQGFAPGDRVQVIAAIPCGECGYCKRGRQTVCPNQRSMGYHYDGGFAEYLTVPEQVLRVDGVNVLPDGLDFADASVAEPLACVLNGQELAGVGPGDVVVVVGSGPIGCLHTRLARARGAAAVYLVELNAQRLEQAAGLVRPDATIHAAETDPVAEVLRLTDGIGADVVITAAASGEAQEQALQMAARRGRISFFGGLPKDSPIIDCDSNAVHYRELTIVGANGSTPEHNRRALRLIASGEVPVHDLITHRLPLDGVLDAIHTVSTGAAIKVTIEQ; encoded by the coding sequence GTGAAGGTCGCACGTTTCTACGCCCCCGGCGACATCCGGATCGAGCAGGCGCCGGAACCGGAGGCCGGGCCGGGTGAGCTGAAGCTGCGGGTGCGCAACTGCTCCACTTGCGGCACCGACCTGAAGATCATGCGCCACGGGCACCACCACATCGATCCGCCGCGGGTGATCGGCCACGAGATCGCCGGTGAGGTGGTCGCGGTGGGCGAGGGCGCGCAGGGCTTCGCGCCGGGCGACCGGGTGCAGGTGATCGCGGCGATCCCGTGCGGCGAGTGCGGGTACTGCAAGCGCGGCAGGCAGACGGTGTGCCCGAACCAGCGCTCGATGGGCTACCACTACGACGGCGGTTTCGCCGAATACCTCACGGTTCCGGAGCAGGTGCTGCGAGTGGACGGGGTGAACGTGCTGCCCGACGGGCTCGACTTCGCCGACGCCTCGGTGGCCGAACCCCTCGCCTGCGTCCTCAACGGGCAGGAGCTCGCCGGGGTGGGGCCGGGCGACGTGGTGGTCGTCGTCGGCTCCGGCCCGATCGGCTGCCTGCACACCCGGCTGGCGCGGGCCCGCGGCGCCGCGGCGGTCTACCTCGTGGAGCTCAACGCGCAACGCCTGGAGCAGGCGGCCGGACTGGTCCGCCCGGACGCGACGATCCACGCCGCGGAGACCGACCCGGTCGCCGAGGTGCTGCGGTTGACCGACGGCATCGGCGCCGACGTGGTCATCACCGCGGCGGCCTCCGGCGAGGCCCAGGAACAGGCGCTGCAGATGGCGGCGCGACGCGGCCGCATCAGTTTTTTCGGTGGTTTGCCCAAGGATTCACCGATCATCGACTGCGATTCCAACGCCGTGCACTACCGTGAGCTCACGATCGTCGGAGCCAACGGGTCCACCCCGGAGCACAACCGGCGGGCGTTGCGGTTGATCGCTTCCGGCGAGGTCCCGGTGCACGACCTCATCACCCACCGGCTGCCGCTGGACGGCGTGCTGGACGCGATCCACACCGTCAGCACCGGCGCGGCGATCAAGGTGACCATCGAGCAGTGA
- a CDS encoding hexose kinase, whose product MIVTVTANPSLDRTVQVRKLVRGGLNRASSIRVDPGGKGINVARALALHGVDVRAVVAAGGIEGEQLVALLAGISIDVVRVPAVGPVRINMSVVEPDATVTKFNEPGALLDDGDARALAEAVLSGAEGAHWVVIAGSLPPGVDSAYYAGLIRMVGSLGVPVVVDTSGPALREAVQAGPALVKPNLRELEETVGHPITTIGDVADAADELLELGAGTVLASLGADGALLRGHDGNCYAEAPVTAQNTVGAGDALLAGYLSEGCGGLPALVTAVAWGAAAASLPGSAMPQPHDLRPDLVRVASRVPWDRRLHRDP is encoded by the coding sequence GTGATCGTCACCGTCACGGCGAACCCCAGCCTCGACCGCACCGTGCAGGTGCGCAAACTCGTCCGAGGCGGCCTGAACCGGGCCTCGTCCATCCGGGTCGACCCCGGTGGCAAGGGCATCAACGTCGCTCGCGCGCTGGCCCTGCACGGCGTCGACGTGCGGGCGGTCGTCGCGGCCGGCGGCATCGAGGGCGAACAGCTCGTCGCGCTGCTCGCGGGCATCAGCATCGACGTCGTGCGGGTGCCCGCCGTCGGACCCGTCCGCATCAACATGAGCGTCGTCGAACCGGACGCCACCGTCACCAAGTTCAACGAGCCCGGTGCGCTGCTGGACGACGGTGACGCCCGCGCCTTGGCCGAAGCGGTGCTGAGCGGGGCCGAAGGCGCGCACTGGGTCGTCATCGCGGGCAGCCTGCCGCCCGGAGTGGACAGCGCCTACTACGCCGGGCTGATCCGGATGGTCGGCTCGCTCGGGGTGCCGGTGGTCGTCGACACCAGCGGGCCCGCGCTGCGCGAAGCGGTGCAGGCGGGACCGGCCCTGGTGAAGCCCAACCTGCGGGAGCTGGAGGAGACCGTAGGTCACCCCATTACAACGATCGGTGACGTGGCCGACGCCGCCGATGAGCTGTTGGAGCTCGGTGCGGGCACCGTCCTGGCCAGCCTGGGAGCCGATGGAGCCCTGCTGCGCGGCCACGACGGGAACTGCTACGCCGAAGCGCCCGTGACCGCGCAGAACACCGTCGGCGCCGGGGACGCTTTACTCGCCGGATATCTTTCCGAAGGCTGCGGTGGTCTGCCCGCGCTGGTCACCGCGGTGGCCTGGGGCGCGGCAGCGGCCTCGCTGCCGGGTAGCGCCATGCCGCAACCGCACGACCTGCGCCCGGACCTGGTGCGCGTCGCGTCCCGGGTGCCCTGGGACCGTCGGCTGCACCGGGACCCCTGA
- a CDS encoding PTS sugar transporter subunit IIA, which produces MVVEARPPRPLAVRLGRTAAGCADAIDQCGRLLVETGAVDGPYVAAMHERERSMTTHLGEGVAIPHGTTESRRFVRRTALVVVQFPGGVRWSDGATVRLCVAIAAGASPADGSPDPAGAQHLGVLAALATVLMDPVRARELREAPDEATVDRLLRSTEEDR; this is translated from the coding sequence GTGGTCGTTGAGGCCCGTCCGCCCCGCCCGCTCGCGGTACGGCTGGGCCGGACCGCCGCGGGCTGCGCCGACGCCATCGACCAGTGCGGCAGGCTGCTGGTCGAGACGGGCGCGGTGGACGGGCCGTACGTCGCGGCGATGCACGAGCGGGAACGCTCCATGACCACCCACCTCGGCGAAGGCGTGGCGATCCCGCACGGCACCACCGAGTCCCGCCGCTTCGTGCGGCGCACCGCGCTGGTCGTGGTCCAGTTCCCCGGCGGCGTGCGCTGGAGCGACGGGGCGACGGTCCGGCTGTGCGTGGCCATCGCGGCGGGTGCGTCGCCGGCCGACGGGTCCCCTGATCCGGCGGGCGCGCAGCACCTGGGCGTGCTGGCGGCGCTCGCGACGGTCCTGATGGATCCGGTGCGGGCGCGCGAACTGCGCGAGGCGCCGGACGAGGCGACGGTCGATCGGCTGTTGCGGTCCACTGAGGAGGACAGGTGA